The DNA segment TCCGCCGTAATCAATCAGTTCAACCTCTCCGTATGTCCCTACCAATACGTTCTCCGGCTTCAAATCGCCGAATATCCAGCCTGAATCATGCAAACGCCGAAGCTGACGAAGCAAATTCAGGCCGGCTGCATCTATCCAGCGGTTTCCGCGTCTAGCTAGAAAAGCCCGCAAAGGTTCTCCCTTTATGTATCGCATCACGTAGAAAGGAATCTCCTTACCTTGGAGAGAATAATCGTCTACCTCTACTAGATAAGTGAGATCCCGTTGAACAGAACCTTGCCGTCTTCCTTGGTGCTGCAAGGCTTTGAGCACATTAATTTCAGACTGAATATCCACGGTATCAAAACCCATCTTGAGGGCGTACAGTCTAGCGCTATCTACCTGCTTCACTAAATACACGACCCCATTAGCCCCCTGTCCCAGCAGTCGCTGAATGAGGTAACGCCCGCCCTTCCAGCGTCCGGTAATTAGCGTGCCTTGTGGTAGATTCAACTTAAACGACGTAGTCACCGAGCATTCCTTCTCCTTCATCGGATTCCTCCGGCCATGCCACTTTTCCGTTTCCATCAAGTGTACCATAACGGAAGAATTCCATCACCTTCTTGATCGCTGGTCCTGTAGGTGTTGCACCCCTCATGACCAATCGCTGAAAGATCGATCTAGCGCTGCTAAGATCGAGGGTCCAGTCGAGATCCAGTACGGCATCCTCGCCTCTTGGTCCAGGAAAATGAAAGACTGCTAAATGGCTCTGCCCCTTTCTTGATCCTAGGCTAAGCATCATATCGCGGATCGCTTCCTCAACCGCTGCAAGTTTAGGCTTCATACTGGCACTCGCATCGATAAGGAGTGCAATCTGCAAGGGACTACTCTCACTAAAATCATCGATCACCTCGACAACCTCAGAGCGCTTGTCAGGAGGCAAATCCTCGATACCCCCATTACCTAATATTTGCCTCAACTCCCTATTAACCGCCTGTTGAACGGTCTGAACCACTGTCTTCCGCGTAAGCATCTGCATCGTATGGGCAAGACGCTCTGTCCCCGTCAACTGACTCATCCCCCCGCCAGCTCTTGCGATTTCCGCAATCTCCTGGCTGCCGAGCTCTCCAATCGTTCCATAATCAACAATTCCTACAACATTGACCGTAATCCCCTCTTGCCTAGCCAAAGCCGCCGCCAGAACTGGACTATCCCCTACATTCGAGCATCCATCCGTAATCAGCATAATTTGTCGCATGAGCACAAGCCTCCTTCCAATCTCTCTTTCTCTATCATTTCCAGAGACCTGCCGATTCAAACCAGGCTTTAATTCTACTTTTAGTTGAAATTATTATATAGAAAAAAGCACCGGTCGGTGCTTTCTCAAGTATCGTTCATTCCCGCAGGAAAATGCTCTCTCTCTATTATATACTCATTTAATTAGGCCGGTCGAAATATCCGACAGCTACCGCGTGATCAATTAACCTTCTGAAAAAGAACCGATCCGGTACAGCGCATGAAATTCCCGTTCCCTCCAAATACTGCAGCGTTTGTGGGCAGCCGTAACGGTAAATAGAATTTTTAGCGCCATCACCTTCTAATTGGGCCATCGCCAGCTCCATCCCCTGTTGATCCTTAGGCTGGCTGGCATCAAGCAGCCACGCTTCATACTCCGGCCAGTCCACCAGCGAGATATAGTAACCGTAATCCCTGAACTGATCGATCATCTCCTCGTAATTGATCTGTACCGGATTACAAATATGGAACATACGGCCCACGGTTTCATTCTGGAGCAGAAGTGCTGCCACTGCTTCGCCTGCATAATCGATCGGCGTAATATCGACCTGCCATTTAACACGTGGAGCTCTTCCTAGCAGAAGCATTGCCTTTAACATACGATAGAATGCATTACTGCCGATATTCGTCTGGAAAACTCCGTTCTTGGAATCGCAAGACAAATTACCAACACGATAGACGGTAACAGGCACACCATCCTCTTCGCACACTCTGACAACCCGTTTCTCAGCTTCCAGCTTGCTATTTGTGTACACATTATCGATGCATGCGTTATAATCATACGCCTCACTCGCAGTAAAGGAATCCCATTGACCGCCCATCGCCAAGTCCTCAGGAATGCCTAGCGTGGAAATATAATGAAAGCGGAAGTTATCCTTCCCTTGACCCAATGCGAGCAGACGTTCCGTGCTGTCTACGTTAACGCGGCGGAAGTACTCTTCGTCTCCGAAGTGGCGTACTTCTGCACCGCAATGCACGACCGAATCGATTTGCTCCCGCAATAGCTTATAGTCACTATCACTCAGACCCAAGCCCTCCTGCTCTAAATCACCGATGACGATGCGCACACGGCTATTCATATGGTTAGTAATCTCACTGCCGAAATAAGTCGCCATTACGTTGCGAAGACGTTCATCAGGATCGCTTCCGTTAACGGAGCGAACCAAGCAGTAAATCATAGATTCACTCTGCTGTAGCAGCTCATACAATAGCCTGGAGCCGAGATACCCGGTAGCGCCAGTGAGTAAAATATGCTGTTGACTGTAAGATCTAGACTGGTTAATCTGTCCACCAAATTGCAGGGGGTGCTCCAACAAATCAACAAGCTCAGAAGATTCCACTATGCCCGGTACGCCCTCAGTCCCCTCATCCGCAAGCTCCGCTGCCCGTTCCGCCAGTTTGGCGATAGTCGGATAAGCAAAGAAATCACCGATTCTAAGCCCAGGAAATTTAGGCTTCAAGAGTACGAGAGTCTCCAATATTTTTAAAGAATGGCCACCCGCTTCAAAGAAGTCCTCGTGAATACCGATCCGGGCGCGGCCAAGCACCTTCTCCCAGGCTGCCGACACTTCCCGTTGAAGCTCATTTTCCGGAGGAATATAATTCTCCTCCTCTGCTTCCTGTTGATCATATTCATAGAGCAATAACTGTTTGCGGTCTATTTTACCGGTAGGCGATACAGGCATCGCTTCGATCGCGATGAATATGCTCGGAACCATGTAAGCCGGAAGCTTGCTCTTCAAATAAGTCTGCAGCTCATTCCGGCTGAGCTCCCCCCCATCCCGTGAGGTATAGAAGGCAACCAGCATTTTGGAGCCGTCGGCTCCATCCTTCGCGATCACGGCAACATCTTTGATCCCTTCGTATTTCGCGAGAGTATCCTCAATTTCGCCTATTTCGATCCGGTATCCGCGAATTTTGACCTGTAAATCCTTGCGCCCCATATACTCGATGACATCACCTTGTAAACGAACCAAGTCGCCGGAGCGATAAAATGTTTTGCCGGATGCGGGGGCAATCGGATCAGGGATGAACACTTCATCCGTCTTGTCCTGCTGATTCAAATACCCCTTGGCCAGTCCTACGGAGCTAATAAGCAGCTCGCCTATGACATTCTGAGGACAAAGCTGGTTATGCTCATTCACGATAAACACTTCATAATTCGCGATGGGCCGGCCAATACTTATCATAGAGATATTATCCGGCACTAAATCATTGATCGGATGAATGGTCGTAACTACCGTCGCTTCCGTCGGCCCATAAGCATTTACGATCATCGGCTTATGCTCGAGCTTCTTCTGAAATGCTCGGACAGCAGCTCCCGTAAGGGCTTCCCCTCCGATGACGAGACTTTGAATTGATTTGTACTTATAAGCCTCTTTCTCCGTTAAATAAGTAGACAACTGATTAAAAAATACCGTTGGCAATATGCCGAACCTCGTGGCTCCCGTAGATTCAATTGCCGCGGTGAATGCCTCTACCGAATACCGCTCGTCCCCCGACAGCAAATGCAGGCGCGCACCGGCATGCAATGCACTGAAAATATCATAAACCGATGCATCAAAGCTGAAGGTCGAATATTGCAAAATAACGTCCTGCTCATGAAGGCCCAACTGCTCCACTGTAGCCGCGGCCAAATTAATAACACCAATATGCGGTATTAACACTCCCTTGGGTCTACCCGTCGTGCCGGAGGTGTAGATTACATAGGCCACATCATCCACACTTGCAGTAACTCCAACAGGTTGATCTGTATATTGATCCAGGCCGCTATCCAGACAGAACACATTGCGCGAGGAGAACCTCTGCTCCTCTTCATGCATTTGCTCCTGATCAATTCGAAGATTCATAGACTGCCCAGCTTGCTCTTGCTGCATTTCTAGCAGTGCTGTCACTTTGGAATAATACTGCTTCTTAGTAATGATAATGGCTGAGCTGGTGTCTTGAATGATATAAGCGTTCCGATCATCGGGGTGCTCCGGATCCAGTGGAACATAAGCACCACCAGCTTTGAGCACACCAAGCATGCCGATAATCGCCTCCAAGCTACGCTCCATGAATATTCCAACGAAATCGCCAGGAACCAGCCCGCGGCTCACTAACATCTGCGCTACTTGATTCGATTGGGCATCGAGCTCGGCATAAGTTACTTTGCGCAGCCCCGATGATAGTGCGATCCGATTAGGGAACCGCTTCATGGTTATCTCCAGAAACGCCGGAATACTTCCGGCATTCGGAAGGGCTCTTGCCGTTTCGTTCAGCCGAGCATAAGCCGCCACGTCTTCCTCGGTTAATAAAGGAATTTTTCCGATCGCTATGCTATCGTCTTCCAAAGCCGCGGCTGCGATTTGCTGGAATAGAGCACCGTACCTGCGAATCGTAGCCTCCTTGAATAAATTTCCCGGATAAGCAATATGAATTACTGCCTGCTCCAGCTGCCCCTCCAGCTTTACCTCCCAATGAAGCAAGCCCGGTTTATCCCCCTCATCCAGACCATATATCGCCTCCAGCTCAGGAATAGAGCCAGCAATACTCGTAATTTCGGCCAGGGGCAGACAATTTGCTTCTGCCCGACTAAGCTTGTCCAAAATTCCCTGATAAAGATGGCTAAATGAGCTATCTCCCTCACACAACATTCGCACAGGCAGCAAATTCCCCCGACTGCTTCTTACGCCTAAGATCAAATCCTGCTCCCCGGTCATTCTATGTAAGAAGACATAATAACAGGCTAGCATCCAAGCTCGCAGCTCACCCTTGCCTTGCAATGCTTCTTTTAGCTGTTTTACGTTTAAATCCAATGCATATGTTGTCCTTTGCAGCTTCCTGGCTTGTCCATATTTAGGATAGTCCGTATACAGATCCCAACCAGACAACGGAGGCTTGAGCTCTTCCAGCCAGTACTGTCTGCTCTGTTTCGTCACTAGTATGGTATTCATTTGTATCTACTCCTTTAGGCGATCTCTCTCTAACGACCAGCGAATATGGCCGATATGCCCGTATAACCTTCACAGAACCTATACTTTTAATCCGACTACAAGCTCTTCCAGCTTGTCGGAAATTTGATTCAATTGCTCTGCTGCATCCACGATTTTATTCGATGTATTCCGCTGTTCCATCGCTTCGAATTTAATCTCGGCAGATACAGCAGCGTTACTCTCAGCCAACTCAGCCAACTGCTTGATAGCTGCCGTTATTTGTTCGGTCTCTGCCACCAATTCCTCAGTTGCAGCCGACACCTCCTGAATTTGACTAGTCACCGAATCGGTGGCTGAAAGTATCGAGTCGAATAACTCTCCCGTCTGTTCGACAATACCGATCCCAACCTCGACATTTTGTTCGCCCTCGTTAATGGCATGAACCGCCAGCAGTGTCTCCTGTTGAATATGCCGCACCAATTCGGCGATTTGCTCCGCTGATTCACCGGATTCCTCCGCCAGCTTCTTCACTTGATTGGCAACCACGGCAAATCCGCGCCCTTCTTCACCGGCACGTGCAGCCTCGATGCTAGCATTAAGAGACAAGAGCTGCGTTTGGGCAGCAATTTGCGTCATCACTTGTACGATCTCCTCGATTTCCCCTGAACGCCTCTGCAGCTGCTCGATTGAATCAACAGAATTCCTGACCGACGTATGTATGGAATTCATCTGCTTCATGACCTTCTCCACATTGTCGCCGCCTCGCTCAGACTGATCCTTCATCTGCAGCGCGGCTTCCGCTACGGCTGAGGTATTGCCAGCAATCGTATTTGCACCTGAAGCGATTTCCTCTAGGGAAGTGGCGCTCTCAGAAATTGATTTACTCTGCTGAGATACCTTTTCCGAAATTTCCTCAATATTGTTCGTAATTGCTAAAGAACTCGCATGGTTATCTTCCACGGTAGAAAACAGTACCTTCGATTGCTCCGCGGACTGAATCGATACAGACTGAATTGTCGTCACCAAACGATTAATATTGGCAACGGTCGAATTGTATTTCTCATTAACTTGTCCCAGTTCATCTTGGCTCGTCTTCAGTTGCACGCTGAAATCTCCTTGGCTCAGCTTGTCGAGCGCGGCCATCAAATCTTTAACTGGCGCGAAAGTCCTTTTAGTCATCACATATTGTAAGGTAAGAATAACAAGCAGCGTAAGCGCCAAAGCAAGCGACGCATATTTGAGCAAATCCTGCTGTCCTTGCAGAATCAAGCTCGCATCGATGTCCATACCCATGTAAGCAATGACATTACCTTGGCCATCCTGGAACGGATACAGCACCGTTAGCCAAGTTCCATAATCGTCCTTATATGGCTTCGTATATGTAATTTCCCTTGTTTGCAGCATTTCCTGGACGCCCTGCACATGAAAGGCCGGTTGCTCAAGTAAATCACCTAATTGCAAGCCTTCCTCCGCGAACATATCCAGTATAACGGTAGGAAAAGCGATCATTAGCGTTTTGTTGCCTTCCACCAATTCGGAGCCAAAAATATATCCCTGAGCAACGTTTGGATGCGTTGCTGACAGCTCATCAAACAATTGCGTCAGCTTTTGCTGTATAGACGAATTTCGATCTAGATTACTTATAGCCTCGGCCGTCTCTTCGATTGATACCTTCTTGCTCCAGGCCTCCATAATTTTCTGTGAATCGCTTTTCAGCTGATTAGTCAGAACCCCACCTTGAATATAAAAGCTGGAAGCGATTAATATTACGCCCGTAAGTATGATCGATATACTCGTAAGCAGCATATTTTTTGTGACAATGCTTGTTTGAGTAATTTTCTTAAGGAAATATGGCAGCTTCATGGTAAGTCTCCTTTATTGATTTCATAGTGAATTATATTAGTTTGTATTGGCTGCGAATCTTCACCTTCTGTTGATTATCCCCTCCTATTCCTAAATTTTCTGGTGAAGGCAAAAAAAAGCGAGCCACAGCGCAAAGCGACCCATAGCTCACCATTTTTAAATGTATAGAAACTGCTGAGCCTTCAGCAGAATATAAACCTTCTATACTTGCAAGAAAAGCTGCTCACCTTAAAGGAACCCAAGGCCCTTCCCGAAAGGGAAGCATCTGTGCTCTTCTTTCTGCAACTGGCTGACATTTCTCACACCGAGAAGTAAGTCCCTATAGCTTTGCGTCACTACCTTTCAGTAGCTTTGCCAAAAGAAATATGTGATTAAATTCTTTAGGAGGAATATATCCTTTAATAAGGTCGATATTACTATATTGTTCAAAATATTACCATGGTAAATAGTACTTTTTACGAGGATTAAACAAAACTAGTTCTTTAGACCCCTCTCTTTACTCACAAAATATCCAAAATTATTAAATTCTACTTTTCTCCTTCCTAGCTTACTGTCCGAGGACGTTCAAGCCGGTTAATGCCTGGAATATGCAACGTCGACCATTGAGGGCGTACATGCTCTACTTTAGCTACGACGACAGTCATGTCGTCATGAATAACGTTCTTCTGATAGCGAATGACGGATTCGAGCAAATGATCGGCGATTTCCTGTGGTTCATTCGCCTGTATCTCCAAGATGAGCCGCTTCATCCACAACTCCTTATTCACAGCATAGCCTGGAGCATCATAAATACCGTCTGTCATCATTATCAATGTGTCGCCCGGGTGCAGCTGAACCGTGACAAGATCAATATCAATCTCCTGAATAATCCCGATTGGCAGATTACTTGCTGACACCGGAATCACTTCATCCCCCCGCTTAATAAAGCTGGGAGATGAGCCGATCTTCATAAACGTGGTCTTTGCCGTATATTCATCGATTAA comes from the Paenibacillus lentus genome and includes:
- a CDS encoding non-ribosomal peptide synthetase — encoded protein: MNTILVTKQSRQYWLEELKPPLSGWDLYTDYPKYGQARKLQRTTYALDLNVKQLKEALQGKGELRAWMLACYYVFLHRMTGEQDLILGVRSSRGNLLPVRMLCEGDSSFSHLYQGILDKLSRAEANCLPLAEITSIAGSIPELEAIYGLDEGDKPGLLHWEVKLEGQLEQAVIHIAYPGNLFKEATIRRYGALFQQIAAAALEDDSIAIGKIPLLTEEDVAAYARLNETARALPNAGSIPAFLEITMKRFPNRIALSSGLRKVTYAELDAQSNQVAQMLVSRGLVPGDFVGIFMERSLEAIIGMLGVLKAGGAYVPLDPEHPDDRNAYIIQDTSSAIIITKKQYYSKVTALLEMQQEQAGQSMNLRIDQEQMHEEEQRFSSRNVFCLDSGLDQYTDQPVGVTASVDDVAYVIYTSGTTGRPKGVLIPHIGVINLAAATVEQLGLHEQDVILQYSTFSFDASVYDIFSALHAGARLHLLSGDERYSVEAFTAAIESTGATRFGILPTVFFNQLSTYLTEKEAYKYKSIQSLVIGGEALTGAAVRAFQKKLEHKPMIVNAYGPTEATVVTTIHPINDLVPDNISMISIGRPIANYEVFIVNEHNQLCPQNVIGELLISSVGLAKGYLNQQDKTDEVFIPDPIAPASGKTFYRSGDLVRLQGDVIEYMGRKDLQVKIRGYRIEIGEIEDTLAKYEGIKDVAVIAKDGADGSKMLVAFYTSRDGGELSRNELQTYLKSKLPAYMVPSIFIAIEAMPVSPTGKIDRKQLLLYEYDQQEAEEENYIPPENELQREVSAAWEKVLGRARIGIHEDFFEAGGHSLKILETLVLLKPKFPGLRIGDFFAYPTIAKLAERAAELADEGTEGVPGIVESSELVDLLEHPLQFGGQINQSRSYSQQHILLTGATGYLGSRLLYELLQQSESMIYCLVRSVNGSDPDERLRNVMATYFGSEITNHMNSRVRIVIGDLEQEGLGLSDSDYKLLREQIDSVVHCGAEVRHFGDEEYFRRVNVDSTERLLALGQGKDNFRFHYISTLGIPEDLAMGGQWDSFTASEAYDYNACIDNVYTNSKLEAEKRVVRVCEEDGVPVTVYRVGNLSCDSKNGVFQTNIGSNAFYRMLKAMLLLGRAPRVKWQVDITPIDYAGEAVAALLLQNETVGRMFHICNPVQINYEEMIDQFRDYGYYISLVDWPEYEAWLLDASQPKDQQGMELAMAQLEGDGAKNSIYRYGCPQTLQYLEGTGISCAVPDRFFFRRLIDHAVAVGYFDRPN
- a CDS encoding vWA domain-containing protein: MRQIMLITDGCSNVGDSPVLAAALARQEGITVNVVGIVDYGTIGELGSQEIAEIARAGGGMSQLTGTERLAHTMQMLTRKTVVQTVQQAVNRELRQILGNGGIEDLPPDKRSEVVEVIDDFSESSPLQIALLIDASASMKPKLAAVEEAIRDMMLSLGSRKGQSHLAVFHFPGPRGEDAVLDLDWTLDLSSARSIFQRLVMRGATPTGPAIKKVMEFFRYGTLDGNGKVAWPEESDEGEGMLGDYVV
- a CDS encoding methyl-accepting chemotaxis protein; the protein is MKLPYFLKKITQTSIVTKNMLLTSISIILTGVILIASSFYIQGGVLTNQLKSDSQKIMEAWSKKVSIEETAEAISNLDRNSSIQQKLTQLFDELSATHPNVAQGYIFGSELVEGNKTLMIAFPTVILDMFAEEGLQLGDLLEQPAFHVQGVQEMLQTREITYTKPYKDDYGTWLTVLYPFQDGQGNVIAYMGMDIDASLILQGQQDLLKYASLALALTLLVILTLQYVMTKRTFAPVKDLMAALDKLSQGDFSVQLKTSQDELGQVNEKYNSTVANINRLVTTIQSVSIQSAEQSKVLFSTVEDNHASSLAITNNIEEISEKVSQQSKSISESATSLEEIASGANTIAGNTSAVAEAALQMKDQSERGGDNVEKVMKQMNSIHTSVRNSVDSIEQLQRRSGEIEEIVQVMTQIAAQTQLLSLNASIEAARAGEEGRGFAVVANQVKKLAEESGESAEQIAELVRHIQQETLLAVHAINEGEQNVEVGIGIVEQTGELFDSILSATDSVTSQIQEVSAATEELVAETEQITAAIKQLAELAESNAAVSAEIKFEAMEQRNTSNKIVDAAEQLNQISDKLEELVVGLKV
- a CDS encoding serine/threonine protein kinase, with the protein product MTTSFKLNLPQGTLITGRWKGGRYLIQRLLGQGANGVVYLVKQVDSARLYALKMGFDTVDIQSEINVLKALQHQGRRQGSVQRDLTYLVEVDDYSLQGKEIPFYVMRYIKGEPLRAFLARRGNRWIDAAGLNLLRQLRRLHDSGWIFGDLKPENVLVGTYGEVELIDYGGVSSIGRSVKQFTEWYDRGFWNAGGRTAEPSYDLFSYAVVCIHLLEGQHLKHAATQLPQMRSAGDLLHIVSTAPSLEPYREWLQRAIQGNFGSTAEACLLWKELVTAPKSELKQKASTPRWMFSAFAVSVTLLVYALYLALRF